A genomic region of Synechococcus sp. NOUM97013 contains the following coding sequences:
- the lipA gene encoding lipoyl synthase, whose amino-acid sequence MSRYSAIPPKERLPEWLRRPLGDASAVERVQGLVKRNGLHTICEEGRCPNRGECYAAGTATFLLGGAICTRSCAFCQVDKGQAPEPVNTQESERVADAVIAMNLRYVVLTAVARDDLDDHGASLFTSAMAAIRERNPLIAIEVLTPDFWGGHADHGAAVSAQRQRLQTVLNAEPVCFNHNLETVQRLQGIVRRGATYERSLALLAASRALAPDIPTKSGLMLGLGETRDEVIATLRDLRGVDCQRLTLGQYLRPSLAHLPVDRYWHPDEFDELGAIARELGFAVVRSGPLVRSSYHAAT is encoded by the coding sequence ATGAGTCGGTACTCCGCCATTCCACCGAAGGAACGCCTGCCGGAATGGCTGCGCCGCCCGCTGGGAGATGCCTCCGCGGTGGAACGGGTCCAGGGCCTGGTGAAGCGCAATGGCTTGCACACCATCTGTGAGGAAGGTCGCTGCCCGAACCGGGGCGAGTGCTATGCAGCCGGCACGGCCACGTTTCTATTGGGGGGTGCGATCTGCACCCGCAGCTGCGCGTTCTGTCAGGTAGACAAAGGCCAGGCTCCAGAGCCGGTCAACACGCAGGAATCCGAGCGCGTGGCCGATGCCGTCATCGCGATGAACCTGCGCTACGTGGTGCTCACTGCCGTGGCCCGGGATGATCTCGACGACCACGGGGCCTCGTTGTTCACCTCCGCCATGGCAGCGATCCGGGAACGCAACCCGCTGATTGCCATCGAGGTGCTGACCCCCGATTTCTGGGGGGGACATGCTGATCACGGGGCAGCTGTTTCCGCCCAGCGGCAACGGTTGCAGACCGTGCTGAACGCGGAGCCGGTGTGTTTCAACCACAACCTGGAAACCGTGCAGCGTCTCCAGGGGATCGTGCGCCGCGGCGCCACCTACGAGCGCTCGCTTGCCCTGCTCGCAGCGTCACGGGCCCTGGCACCCGACATCCCGACCAAGAGCGGGCTGATGCTGGGACTTGGGGAGACGCGTGATGAAGTGATCGCAACCCTGCGCGATCTCAGAGGCGTGGACTGCCAGCGCCTGACCCTCGGCCAGTACTTGCGTCCATCGCTGGCCCATCTCCCCGTGGATCGCTACTGGCATCCCGATGAATTCGACGAGCTGGGAGCCATTGCCCGCGAGCTGGGCTTTGCAGTGGTGCGCAGCGGACCGCTGGTGCGCAGCAGTTATCACGCAGCGACCTGA
- a CDS encoding DUF952 domain-containing protein: MTEAPVLYSFRRCPYAMRARWALLQAGVIVQWREVALKAKPAEMLARSPKGTVPVLVLVDGTVIDESLAVMEWALAQADPCDWRRQNCAEDQRQIQELIACNDGAFKHHLDRFKYTDRYPGESKQEHDQAGLAILRGWSDRIQTCGGWLLDGRCSLADAALWPFVRQWRNADPEAFDGDESLAPLRQWLERFLADPLFERLMQRADPWDSGGLQPHFPADAVAVPADQPLFHLALTEDWHAAQGEGVYEISTRGLAVDQVGFMHLSWQEQVAATYEKFYADAGAVMLLTIDPKALTAPLRADAIPSGELFPHLYGLLPLTAVTAACPYPATES; this comes from the coding sequence ATGACAGAGGCTCCTGTGCTGTACAGCTTTCGGCGATGTCCCTACGCCATGCGTGCCCGCTGGGCGCTGCTGCAGGCTGGAGTCATCGTGCAGTGGCGGGAAGTGGCGCTCAAGGCCAAGCCGGCCGAGATGCTTGCGCGTTCTCCCAAGGGAACCGTGCCGGTGCTGGTGCTCGTTGATGGCACGGTCATCGACGAAAGCCTGGCGGTGATGGAGTGGGCTCTGGCCCAGGCCGATCCATGCGATTGGCGTCGCCAGAATTGTGCTGAGGACCAGCGTCAGATTCAGGAGCTGATCGCTTGCAACGATGGCGCGTTCAAGCATCATCTCGATCGCTTCAAATACACCGACCGCTACCCCGGCGAATCCAAGCAGGAGCATGATCAGGCGGGTCTGGCCATCCTCCGTGGCTGGTCGGACCGGATTCAGACTTGTGGTGGTTGGTTGCTGGATGGCCGTTGTTCCCTCGCGGATGCGGCACTCTGGCCCTTTGTGCGTCAGTGGCGGAATGCGGACCCTGAGGCGTTTGATGGCGATGAGTCGTTGGCACCTCTGCGCCAGTGGCTGGAGCGCTTTCTCGCGGATCCGCTCTTTGAACGTTTGATGCAGCGCGCTGATCCCTGGGATTCGGGTGGGCTGCAGCCGCATTTCCCCGCGGATGCCGTTGCTGTTCCCGCCGATCAACCCCTGTTCCATCTGGCACTCACTGAGGACTGGCATGCCGCTCAGGGAGAGGGGGTCTATGAGATCTCAACCCGAGGTTTGGCCGTTGACCAGGTGGGATTTATGCATCTCTCCTGGCAGGAGCAGGTGGCAGCCACCTATGAAAAGTTCTACGCCGATGCTGGTGCGGTGATGCTGCTCACCATTGACCCGAAGGCGCTCACGGCCCCCTTGCGCGCCGATGCCATTCCCAGCGGTGAACTGTTTCCCCATCTCTACGGCCTTCTGCCGCTGACAGCGGTGACCGCCGCGTGCCCCTACCCCGCCACAGAAAGCTGA
- a CDS encoding rhodanese-related sulfurtransferase: protein MTASREAAPFLVAAFYAFTPLDLERLEGLLADLPLMARHADVVGSILIAPEGVNGTISGPDAGVQELLDRLHADLCLGEEHFERLQVKRSRSPKQVFRRFKARRKREIVTLGQPCADPRQSVGTYVEPRDWNALVDDPDTLVIDTRNSYEVAIGSFSGSLDPGTESFRDFPDWVESDLRPLVEQTSPARIAMFCTGGIRCEKASSFLQQRGFPEVHHLKGGILSYLEQVPEDQSRWQGECFVFDQRVAVNHQLEPGEHRLCHACGLPLTPAQRQLESYLRGVQCLHCQDRFTDADRARFAMRQRQLDEARG, encoded by the coding sequence ATGACGGCCTCCCGGGAGGCCGCACCCTTTCTGGTGGCTGCGTTCTACGCCTTCACGCCTCTGGATTTGGAGCGGCTGGAGGGGTTGCTGGCGGATCTGCCGCTGATGGCACGCCACGCGGATGTGGTCGGATCGATTCTGATCGCTCCGGAGGGGGTGAATGGCACCATCAGCGGTCCCGATGCCGGGGTGCAGGAGTTACTGGATCGATTGCATGCCGATCTCTGCCTGGGAGAGGAGCATTTCGAGCGTCTGCAGGTGAAGCGCAGTCGCAGCCCGAAGCAGGTGTTTCGGCGTTTCAAGGCGCGTCGCAAGCGGGAGATCGTCACCCTTGGCCAACCCTGTGCGGATCCCCGGCAAAGCGTTGGCACCTATGTGGAGCCCAGGGACTGGAATGCCCTGGTCGATGATCCCGACACCCTCGTGATTGACACCCGCAACAGTTACGAAGTGGCGATTGGCAGCTTCAGCGGCTCTCTAGATCCAGGGACCGAGAGTTTCCGCGACTTCCCCGATTGGGTAGAAAGCGACCTGCGTCCGCTGGTGGAGCAGACCTCGCCGGCACGCATTGCCATGTTCTGTACTGGTGGCATTCGCTGTGAGAAGGCCAGCAGTTTCTTGCAACAACGGGGTTTCCCTGAGGTCCATCACCTCAAGGGCGGAATCCTCAGTTACCTCGAACAGGTGCCGGAGGACCAGAGCCGCTGGCAGGGCGAATGCTTTGTGTTCGATCAGCGTGTGGCGGTCAATCATCAGCTCGAGCCTGGTGAGCACCGGCTCTGTCATGCCTGCGGTCTGCCATTGACACCCGCCCAACGGCAACTGGAGAGTTACCTGCGTGGTGTTCAGTGCCTCCATTGCCAGGATCGATTCACGGACGCGGACCGTGCGCGTTTTGCCATGCGTCAGCGGCAGTTGGATGAGGCCCGGGGATGA
- a CDS encoding isoprenyl transferase, protein MSRRLAISAEQLSSRCCPQGLDPHRIPAHVAVIMDGNGRWAKSRGLPRVMGHRAGVEALKSTLRLCSDWGVEALTAYAFSTENWSRPGDEVNFLMTLFESVLQRELQALEHEQVRIRFLGDLEALPAKLQALIADATERTACNTGIHFNVCTNYGGRRELVRASQRLAERVANGELMPSQIDEQALAAELFTAGERDPDLLIRTSGERRISNFLLWQLAYAEIHVTDLFWPDFDAEALRSAIEDYQGRQRRFGGLQTVETHALGS, encoded by the coding sequence TTGAGCCGTCGTCTGGCCATCAGTGCGGAACAACTCTCCTCACGGTGTTGTCCGCAAGGACTTGACCCCCATCGGATTCCGGCTCACGTCGCCGTGATCATGGATGGCAATGGACGCTGGGCCAAATCCCGCGGTCTTCCGCGCGTAATGGGGCACCGCGCCGGTGTGGAGGCCTTGAAGTCAACGCTCAGGCTCTGCAGTGACTGGGGGGTTGAGGCCCTGACCGCTTACGCCTTCTCCACCGAAAACTGGTCGAGGCCTGGCGATGAGGTGAACTTTTTGATGACGCTGTTCGAGAGTGTGCTGCAGCGTGAGTTGCAGGCTCTGGAACACGAGCAGGTGCGAATCCGTTTCCTCGGCGACCTGGAGGCCCTTCCCGCCAAGCTGCAGGCCTTGATTGCCGATGCCACGGAGCGCACGGCTTGCAACACAGGAATTCATTTCAACGTGTGCACCAACTACGGCGGTCGTCGCGAGCTGGTGCGTGCCAGTCAGCGATTGGCGGAACGTGTCGCCAATGGCGAGCTGATGCCGTCTCAGATCGATGAACAGGCCCTGGCCGCAGAGTTGTTCACGGCGGGTGAGCGCGATCCCGATCTGCTGATCCGTACCAGCGGTGAACGCCGCATCAGCAATTTCCTGCTCTGGCAGCTGGCCTATGCCGAGATTCATGTGACGGATCTGTTCTGGCCTGATTTCGATGCGGAAGCCCTGCGCTCTGCCATCGAGGACTACCAGGGTCGTCAGCGCCGATTCGGTGGGTTGCAAACGGTGGAGACCCACGCTCTGGGATCCTGA
- the lysA gene encoding diaminopimelate decarboxylase yields the protein MPQPYESGCDQNSPNRNLAPITAELDDQGRLAVGGCTLSELAERYGTPLYVLDESSIRQACQAYRESLERHYPGDSLAIYASKANSSLALTAVVASEQLGLDAVSAGELITALDGGMPAERIVLHGNNKSVDELALAYRHGVMVVADNQHDLDRLEEIVPAGGAPARLMLRFTPGIECHTHEYIRTGHLDSKFGFDPDQLEPVLRQLQNASWARVEGLHAHIGSQIFELEPHRDLAAVMADALRLARELGHPVRDLNVGGGLGIRYVASDDPPSIDAWVKVVAEAVATACRDRNLDLPRLMCEPGRSLVAPAGVTVYTVGSRKVVPGVRTYLSVDGGMSDNPRPITYQSLYTTCLVDRPLAAAEETVTLAGKHCESGDVLLKDLAFPACSSGEVLAVFATGAYNASMSSNYNRIPRPAAVLVHDGHAELVQRREQPEDLLRYDLLPERLTSVV from the coding sequence ATGCCCCAGCCCTACGAATCCGGCTGCGATCAGAACAGTCCGAACCGCAACCTTGCGCCAATCACGGCTGAGCTTGATGACCAGGGCCGTCTGGCGGTGGGTGGCTGCACGCTCAGTGAGCTGGCTGAACGGTATGGAACGCCGCTTTACGTTCTTGATGAATCCAGCATCCGTCAGGCCTGCCAGGCCTATCGCGAGTCGCTGGAGCGTCACTACCCAGGCGATTCCCTGGCGATCTACGCCTCCAAGGCCAATAGTTCCTTGGCGTTGACGGCTGTTGTGGCGTCCGAACAGTTGGGTTTGGATGCCGTCTCGGCCGGAGAGCTCATCACCGCGCTGGATGGCGGCATGCCGGCTGAGCGGATCGTGCTGCATGGCAACAACAAATCCGTGGACGAGCTTGCGCTCGCTTACCGCCATGGCGTGATGGTGGTGGCTGACAACCAGCACGATCTGGATCGACTCGAGGAAATTGTTCCGGCTGGAGGCGCGCCTGCTCGTCTGATGCTCCGGTTCACCCCGGGGATCGAATGCCACACGCACGAATACATCCGCACTGGACATCTCGACAGCAAATTCGGTTTCGATCCCGATCAACTGGAGCCCGTACTGCGTCAGTTGCAGAACGCCAGCTGGGCACGGGTGGAGGGCCTGCATGCCCATATCGGCTCCCAGATTTTCGAGCTGGAACCCCATCGCGATCTCGCTGCGGTGATGGCCGATGCCCTGCGCCTGGCCCGTGAGCTCGGCCATCCAGTGCGCGACCTCAACGTCGGGGGAGGCCTCGGTATTCGCTATGTCGCCAGCGATGATCCCCCGTCCATCGATGCCTGGGTGAAGGTGGTGGCGGAAGCCGTTGCCACGGCTTGCCGTGACCGCAACCTCGACCTGCCGCGTCTGATGTGCGAGCCGGGCCGATCCCTGGTGGCGCCAGCAGGGGTGACTGTTTACACGGTCGGTTCCCGCAAGGTGGTTCCCGGTGTGCGGACCTATCTCTCCGTCGACGGGGGCATGAGCGACAACCCCAGACCGATCACCTACCAGTCGCTTTACACCACCTGTCTGGTGGACCGACCCCTGGCTGCTGCCGAGGAGACCGTCACGCTCGCCGGCAAACACTGTGAGTCGGGGGACGTGCTGCTCAAGGATCTTGCGTTCCCTGCTTGCAGCAGCGGCGAAGTGCTGGCGGTGTTTGCAACAGGCGCCTACAACGCTTCGATGAGTTCCAACTACAACCGCATCCCCAGACCAGCTGCCGTGTTGGTGCACGACGGTCATGCGGAACTGGTGCAACGCCGGGAGCAGCCGGAGGATTTACTCCGTTACGACCTGCTGCCCGAACGATTGACGTCGGTAGTCTGA
- the cdaA gene encoding diadenylate cyclase CdaA: MNVLAVLQLRLLFDVLCASLFGFLLFTRVNEQRTLWLLRGYLFLVALAWFVKRFFNLPLTSTLIDALVLACSLSLAILWQGELRRLMELLGTGRLAVLLGNPQSKMRSTASTVAQLTDAAGRLSKSRRGALIVVDLGSDLRPEDFLNPGITVDAQLSSELLLNLFASDTPLHDGAVLIKGNRIVSAGVILPLSRQGISRYGTRHLAALGITERFDRCICVVISEETGTLSLANQGRLERPITSSRLQDLLTELIVSSVSSAPVKSPSARSVNSGTQESLP; encoded by the coding sequence TTGAACGTGTTGGCGGTGTTGCAACTGCGCCTGCTCTTTGACGTTCTTTGCGCTTCACTATTTGGATTTTTACTGTTTACCCGCGTCAACGAGCAACGCACGCTCTGGCTGCTGCGCGGGTATCTATTTCTGGTGGCGTTGGCGTGGTTCGTCAAACGCTTCTTCAATCTGCCACTCACATCAACACTGATTGATGCGTTGGTGCTGGCCTGCTCGCTCTCTCTGGCCATTCTTTGGCAAGGGGAACTGCGACGGCTGATGGAGTTGCTTGGCACTGGCCGTCTGGCGGTGTTGCTTGGCAATCCGCAGAGCAAAATGCGCTCCACGGCAAGCACGGTGGCGCAGCTCACCGATGCGGCCGGTCGACTCTCGAAGAGTCGGCGAGGCGCGCTGATTGTGGTCGATCTCGGCAGCGACCTCAGACCTGAGGACTTTCTCAATCCTGGCATCACCGTCGATGCGCAATTGAGCAGTGAACTGCTGCTCAACCTGTTTGCGTCCGATACGCCGCTGCACGATGGCGCGGTGCTGATCAAGGGTAACCGGATCGTCTCGGCGGGGGTGATCCTGCCCCTGTCACGGCAGGGAATCAGTCGCTATGGAACCCGTCACCTTGCAGCGCTCGGGATCACCGAACGCTTCGATCGCTGCATTTGTGTAGTGATCTCTGAGGAGACAGGAACCCTCTCATTGGCCAATCAGGGGCGTTTGGAACGACCGATCACCAGCTCCCGTTTGCAAGATCTGCTCACGGAACTGATTGTCTCTTCTGTGTCATCGGCGCCGGTGAAATCACCATCTGCGCGTAGCGTGAACTCTGGCACTCAGGAATCCTTGCCTTGA
- the bioB gene encoding biotin synthase BioB — protein MTDTVDLRHDWSLEEIEDLLTLPLMDLLWRAQGVHRAANPGYRVQLASLLSVKTGGCEEDCAYCPQSMHHSSDVTGQPDLEVKAVLDRARAAADAGADRFCMGWAWREIREGPAFESMLKMVRGVRELGLEACVTAGMLTDDQAERLAEAGLTAYNHNLDTSPEHYDRIITTRTYQERLETLQRVRRAGVTLCCGGIIGMGESLRDRASMLQVLACIDPHPESVPINGLVAVEGTPLESLPSVDPLELVRMVAVTRILMPFSRVRLSAGREQLNREAQILCLQAGADSIFYGDTLLTTGNPAVEADRALLAAAGVQARWQETAAA, from the coding sequence ATGACGGACACGGTGGACCTTCGCCATGACTGGAGCCTGGAGGAGATCGAAGACCTCCTGACGCTTCCCCTGATGGACCTGCTCTGGCGTGCCCAGGGGGTTCATCGCGCAGCCAATCCCGGTTACCGGGTCCAGCTGGCCTCTCTGCTAAGCGTGAAGACTGGTGGATGCGAGGAAGACTGCGCTTACTGCCCGCAGTCGATGCATCACAGCAGTGATGTCACCGGCCAGCCGGATCTGGAAGTGAAAGCTGTGCTCGATCGCGCACGGGCTGCCGCCGATGCCGGAGCCGATCGTTTCTGCATGGGTTGGGCCTGGCGGGAAATCCGTGAGGGTCCGGCGTTTGAGTCGATGTTGAAGATGGTCCGCGGCGTGCGGGAGCTGGGCCTGGAAGCCTGCGTGACTGCTGGGATGCTCACCGACGACCAGGCTGAACGCCTGGCTGAAGCGGGCTTGACGGCTTACAACCACAACCTCGACACCAGTCCCGAGCATTACGACCGGATCATCACCACCCGCACCTATCAGGAGCGGCTTGAAACGCTTCAGCGGGTGCGTCGTGCCGGTGTGACGCTGTGCTGCGGGGGCATCATCGGCATGGGCGAGTCACTCAGGGATCGTGCCTCGATGCTGCAGGTGCTGGCTTGCATCGACCCGCATCCCGAGAGCGTGCCGATCAATGGCCTCGTGGCGGTGGAGGGCACGCCGCTGGAATCGCTTCCTTCCGTGGACCCCCTGGAACTGGTCCGCATGGTGGCCGTGACGCGCATCCTGATGCCCTTCAGCCGTGTGCGTCTCAGCGCCGGCCGTGAACAGTTGAACCGCGAGGCCCAGATTCTCTGCCTGCAGGCCGGTGCGGATTCCATTTTCTACGGCGACACGCTGCTCACGACCGGTAATCCCGCTGTGGAGGCCGATCGCGCTCTGCTGGCGGCGGCCGGTGTTCAGGCGCGCTGGCAGGAGACGGCTGCCGCATGA
- the recR gene encoding recombination mediator RecR encodes MIDQFERLPGIGPRTAQRLALHLLRQPEEQIRSFADALLAARTQVGQCQTCFHLSAEPTCEICRNPERSNGQICVVADSRDLLALERTREFSGRYHVLGGLISPMDGIGPDLLQISSLVKRVAEDNVEEVILALTPSVEGDTTSLYVARLLKPFTRVSRIAYGLPVGSELEYADDVTLSRALEGRRVVE; translated from the coding sequence CTGATTGATCAGTTCGAGCGATTGCCGGGGATCGGTCCCCGCACCGCACAACGACTGGCCTTGCATCTGCTCAGGCAGCCGGAGGAACAGATCCGCAGCTTTGCAGACGCACTGCTGGCGGCGCGGACCCAGGTGGGTCAATGCCAGACCTGCTTTCATCTCAGCGCTGAGCCCACCTGTGAGATCTGCCGAAACCCCGAACGTTCCAATGGTCAGATCTGCGTGGTGGCCGATTCCCGCGATTTGCTGGCCCTGGAACGCACCCGGGAATTCAGTGGGCGCTATCACGTGCTGGGGGGCCTGATCTCGCCGATGGATGGCATCGGTCCGGATCTTCTCCAGATCAGCAGCCTGGTGAAACGCGTCGCCGAGGACAACGTCGAAGAAGTCATCCTGGCCCTGACCCCCAGCGTGGAAGGCGACACCACCAGCCTGTATGTCGCCCGGCTGCTAAAGCCCTTCACCCGGGTCAGCCGGATCGCCTACGGCCTGCCGGTGGGAAGCGAGCTCGAATACGCCGACGACGTCACCCTCAGCCGGGCCCTTGAAGGGCGACGGGTTGTGGAATGA